The sequence ctaaatctgaACATCTAACTAATAACTATTTTTCTCGTTGAAGTATCAAGACTTGCCGGAGATTTCGTTTTCAAGAAGTCTTGAAGGCATTAGTACTGCagttaaaaaagtattaaatcttgaaaatataatttttttttttgctcatacTATGTAATCCTACATAGATTTTTGAATCACGGATGAAATAATTGCCCGGTATTCTAGTGTCTGGTCGTCACAAATGCTTTGTCATAAAATTCGAAGAACACATTTTTTAGGATACAAAAACGTGCAAGTACTAATGCCATCTGCCACAATAtggtatttatgaaaataagtaCTCCTCCTTGCTCGGTTTTGGAAAATGAGTGGCAGAAATAGAGAAGTTTTCTATGCCGCTGAATTAACTGGAATGGAATGTATAATTTGAAATTCCGCATGgaagcaaacattttattttcggccacatcaacaatttattttatgaaaaaactcatatttattgctggaaatgatatttaaatttgaCTTGTATTTCATAGTTGTAATGTCCGGAAACATTGGTGTTCCTCTCACCATAGCCATCTTACATAGCCATTAATGGAAGGCAGCGGGGCTGATGTTAAACATTTCTATAGGAGACTATTGGTTTCCTTTCCTACTCAGCCATGTATCATAATTTCCATCACCTTTTATTATATGACCTGGCGTTGACGAGTGTCATCAACGCCCGCAGCCCTTAGATATACTCAGTACTAACAGaactagaaaaataatttgccCATCATGTTTTACATTTTCACTTTAACTGGAGTATATGTGTCTTTATAGTACTCATACCCTAATAAAgcttttgccggcctcggtgtggtaacgttctcgcctgccaaacaagaggtcgcgggttcgagtcccgcctgggtaggcttcCCCGGCCCAGGGCAAGGTTGCtggtgtacgtttacttgttacatttgttgaacacctcgGTGTAAattggccaataagagctgtgtccggtggtttgaaaaaaaataaaataaaacaaaatctaaATATAAAAAGTGACGTCATTGAGTTTCTGCGAAAAATTTCAAAACGGACGACCGGTGATGTTTAAACGTGAATGGACAAGTGCCAGGATCATCTACGCGTTTAATTAAATGATtactcatttttcaaataaataatagcacCTAAGTATTTCTAGAATAAGTTAACATTATTTCAAAGAGtcatttattagttttcatttcattttttatcattttaaaacattttaaccaaTCAAAATATGTTATTAGAGgaaaaataatgcaaacaaaGCCGCTTAAAAGAGCTGTGATCAAATTCTCCCTGTGAATGACTCATCTTCGTATCGTTGTTTGGGTTATTTCCGTTTTAGAGTAACAAATGGAACGCAATCAGTAAGTGTTTGGATGAATAGCCGAGCGATTATTTGGAAGTTATCCCAATTGGGATTAATTACCTCAATTAATGAAGGATATTGGAAATACGAGGGCTGTTCGGAAAGTAACCTaggttttttataaataaaattataatgtagatttacaaaatttattgtgCGCATCTTATAACTACgactttcctttactttccagcacaatttccatgaaaattgagGTACTAATCATACTTCTAAACTAACTTTGATATTCCttctgcaaaaataatttcccGCCTATCCCTTTAGTCATCCGGTCATCCTCAAATCGCTGGGAGCCAAGCCGTTTCTTCATACGCATAAACCCATTCCAGAATACTTAACTCttttactcattatttttggGCCATAAACAGCACGAAGTTCCCTGTGAATTGCTGCTGCCGTTTTAACAATCGAATGAAAGTACGCACTTCACACTTGCCGGGATTTTCAATTGCAGCACACATTTTGTAAAGCTTCCGAAAAGCATCTATCGCTCAAACCACCTTCACTCTACCACGACTGTACGCCGACTGACCTGACGTGCGTGCCGACGCAACAATGGCGACACTACCCCCTCCAATTTTCACGTGTGACCAAACGGAGGTTACTTTCCGACCAGCCCTAGTAATTGACCACTCCTCGCAGTGAACCGCAATTCATTATCACTGATTGCAAGTTCGAGTGAAATTGGATTCCTATTTCTAGTATTACTTGACCCCTCTTCCCAGAAAGCCACCATTCATTATCACTGGATTACAAAATCGATTACAAATGGAATCAATGCTGCATTTGCCTTTTTATACAGTCTAAAACGCttctcaattttcaatttttcaagtgaaatgTTTTTATTGAGTTTACTGCGGAGGGAAAATGTAAAACTGGACTATTGAGCTATTTTCTTTTGCTAACAAATTTACCCTGCCAACGCTATACAAAATACTTTGGTCAATGTATTTTCGACTATTTTACACGACGGTTTCACTTATTGGATATAGGATTCCTAACCTTCATATATTTTAGAATAGTCAATATTATGTATTTCACTGCTCAAAGCGTTGCGACTCAACGTACCCATCTGAATGACTAAAAACTATGGTATGGGGGTATATAAAATCAAATCGTTCACATAGTAACCTTAAAAATGATgtttaataacataaaaatatagttaAGTGATTGTAGATGTATATATTTCGTCGGTGTTAGCTTGTTTATGCTTTTTGTCATAAGAGACGATTGTCGTCCAAGAGGAATGGTTCGCCCTGAAAGATTATCGTAGATGGGAGCTCATAAAGTCGTCCCCCTTCCATAGTTGGATACGCCCAGGCCTTGTCAAAAAAATAGTATTTGCGCGAAAAATTGGAAACACAAAACGGAAATGTAAACAGGTGattgttcaaataaaattttgacttttaaaattttaagaaacaagCAAATGGTGAAAAAACCAACACACGAATGCCAATAAAATTTCAGCACGAGATTTCAGCTTCCGATTCCTCTTCAAACCCCAATGCCTTCCTTGATCAGCGAAATCGCTAACAGTAACGCCGAACGACTGCGAGAGGATGAAATggcacgctcgatatatatcgaagcaACTCGTAATGGCAGATTCCATTTGACTGCTACGGAAAGCGACGCCACGGCATCTTCAGGGAGGCGAAGATCGCGCGGCAGGTGAGGCGGGGGCAGCGGGGGAATGCGAAGAGCGTCAGTCgctcccctccgcccccgcctccATCCCCCGCCCCATAGTTGGTCGTCTCGGCTAAAAGGTCGCGCGGCCCCCGATGCGCAGCGGCGGACGCGATCGAAGAGGAGAGGACGCCCCCACCCCCGCCTCCGCCCCCACCGCCGCCCCCCGAAATGTTGGCGGGCAGAGCAACACTGTCTCGCCCGATCGATGAGGCAGCGGGGGCGGCGTCGCCCCCCGGCCACGCACTCGACTCGGGCGACCTCTCGACGCCCCGCCCCCGCCGTCCCCCGGCCGCCCCCGCGCCGCCCCCGGCCCTGCCGAGACCCCCGCGCATGGCAAAAGAGAGAGGTTGGCTGTCGTTGATATTCATCCGGGTGGCCGTTTGTGGGCCACTTGAATATTTGAAGGCGTGGAGGGGGTCGCGGCCCCCGCGGGGGCCTGCTCAAGGCGCTGCCGGCGGCGTGCAACATCCTGCGCTGAATCATTAACGAGACGGAATCGTTTTTATTCTCGAGTTTGCAAGTGTTAACTACAACTGTACCGGTGCTGCTCGCGCGCACGTCCACTCGCGATTTATTGATCTGAGTGAGACTTCGGTTACTCAGTGTTCCAGCTCGAAGGTTGGTATGAATCGGCgtgggtagagctcgccccaaaCTAATACGCGAGCAAAAGAATTTCACCAATTTCGCGAAAGGGAATGGGTTCGAAGCCACGGATGGATAGGCGTGGGTAGACCTCATCCCAAACTAGTATATGAGCTAAAGAATTTCACGATTGTGCGAAGGGGAATCAGTTTATTTCCCTAGTCTAGCCTGGAATATTATGGGGTTGTCCAAAGTCTTATTTCGGAATTTGAACCCGGCATTCATCTGTCTGTAGCCTAATATCCACTAAGCTTAACTATTGCCAAGCCGTTGCCAAGCCCCTACAAATGCCCTCATGATGGGAATGAACACTGGATTGTAAATTTTTCCGCCAATGGATCTTTAAAAGTGCCCTACTAATAGCGGTTTTGTTGGCACTCCTTCATTGACATATTATTAAACTAATGATTTTTGGATGAATTAATTTGGATGACATGGTCTTTACTAGATGTGCTATGGTTTAATTATCATATTGAGGGTTCAGCACATTGTCACAATTTATTTCCGTacaatacttaaattttattaataattgaatattaatttgatcgaatttaattttctattctatttataaaatatgtaacacCTCCTGTTTGTCTAAACGGACGGTACAAAGTTTCAGAGCAGTGCATTCAGAACTATCACATTCATTTAGTTTCAATGTGATTGATAGGAGCTGAGAGACACCCACAAAAAATAACTGTGGCTTTCGTGTTTCAGCGGAACGGATGGCCACCGATTTTCCATTATTCGACGTTTCAAATAAGTACTcatcaggaaataaatttttggaagtaAGCCCCACTCAATTAATAATTCGCAAAATTGCCATCCGATCATCACCACCGACTAGGAGAGTTGCAAATGGATTTTTCACGGTCGAAACGCGATTTGATTTTGTACATGGTAATTGAGAGCATTGAGGAGATGATTTTGGAAAGTGCCTCACCTCACTTCAGCCAGATTGTGGCAATTATAATTCCGTCCTTCATATGCttactttttaatattatttagcCGCGTCTGTGGATTTTTCccgtttgaatttttatttttgatataagggagtaaaatttattattgtatttaaattcatctcattatttttttctatttttcatcttttttaattaatgtattttgtattatCAAGGCTGAAACCGACGGGTCTGACTCAATGTTTTGCGTAAACGCTTTCAATTCAATATGGATAAACTTCAGCGTatcaaaagttttattcaaatatttgtaGTTAAAGTGATTATGTTTTTCCCCTCACGATTTTCACTATCGTTAAAACAACTGCATTACTAATGGCAAAGATGTGGGGAAAATAGCtcatgatatttaaacttttgccaatttttaaatGCCTTATCTAACCAAGTTATGACTGCAAAATCAGCTCCTAATCGTATTCACCTTTGTATGTTCCGTTGATTcaattacatatatattattcggttaaatgaaaaaagaaaaagcgtTATTTATAACGAGCTCACTCTGAGTAGTTAATAGAAAcagtatttttgttcattctgAAACAGAGGGAGCGTGCGAAGATATTAGAAATCGTCATGTTCAATTCAAATATTAAGAAGTTGATACTGGCTTGAGCATACATTGGTGAACAGAATATGGAGGTTCGATGAAGGTTACAGgggaaaaaatacataatgaaaaCCTTAAGATACAGATCAAACAACTCAACTGATTACATTATTAGACATGTGAATATGACATTCATCGAGGGGCGAgtggaatagaaaaaaagtttAAGGTCGCGGAAAGAGAAGATTGAACAAGTAATGAGGGAGGTGAATTAAAGAAGTACGGAAGTTTGAAAATATCACCTCGGAGAAGACAAATATTTTAGttgagagctgcttcaaaccagaTTAAGGACTGCGTGCCAATGGTGATGATGACACATACCGTAAATTATAAACTTAACAATATAATGGCgataaataatattgataaacTTATGAATATACTTTGCTCATCCGTTTCCAACGACAGATTTACGATTGCCATTGCTGAAATAGAATTTTCAAACAATGGGTCATATTTGCCTCGTAACGCCCATTCCTGCTTTTCTCCTTCCTCAGGCACTATTCACACATTCCTTTTGCTTTCCACATCTGGCGTCCGTTGTTGGCGTAACAATCAGTCTTAACCAATCATTGCTATCTGATGGATTTGAGAATAGAAAGCAATGCTATTCCTTTCCTATTTACTTCCCATCGCAATCGTCTGCGCGTGCGCAAAACGTGACTTAGAATAGCAATGAAAAAGACACAGGAACGTGTGATTAATGACTCAAGGAGATGCGTCACTCTTGCTAGACTGGCCATCTTCTTCCCTAGAATATTACTTGCTTAAAAGTAATGCTGCCAGTATTTAGTTTAGGAGTTACCCCTGAGTGTACACTGGTGGATCCAGGTTAGAATCTCGGTCaagatttatgaaatttaacttcGTAAATTTTTCGCATCCGAAGCTATTAAGGGTGGAgacctttgtcaacatttacATGTACTGCAGGTACGATAATTTTACCAATATATCGACTGCttataatatttaacaaaaaataccaCATAAATCTCAAAATGTATCCCCCTCTCAAGATAATGAATAGAGCGGGGACGTATTATTGACAAATATTAATGAGGATGGTGACAAAATTTGTgagaatttaaagaagaaaaaattgttaattataaAACAGAAATGTGTCGGGAAATCAGACCGTTCTCACTCATTTAGTAATTAAACCGCAAAGTTTGTTTGGATCGGTGAGGATAGAGCTTATCCTGGATTTAACCGCAGGCGAGTGAAATTCACTCATTCAGGGTAAGGTATTACATCATTTAGTTACGTGAGATGTTAAGGGGGAAGGAGGCGAAGCGGATTGTCACCCAACCTAACGTGGGAGAGAGGGGAGTCCTGGCAAGTATCgcgtatttttttccgcaagaaacagtttaaaattgcgatcttagtaatgttaaatactagtcttaactaatcttaaataaaatttatttaaaaaattgtttatttttaattttttaataaatccaacggaatgaagcatatatttacctatttactctgaaaatacgcattttcagCAATCTAACGtgatattaaggccgttttacacggggaacggaattgcgcaggttagggctgcattaatttataaaatggcgtggaattgcgcgaatgcatgaacgaaattagaacacgggctattttgccgtatcgcatccacgcattctcgcatacgttctagcaattcaccgctttacacgacgcaattttgattgcgccttcgcacgtacgtcagattgcgcaattccgtgtaccgtgtaaaacggcctttagagtgaGGGGGTCAAGCTaaatatctcactaagggggagAGGGtttcaaaaatcgccaaaatcacctcacgaaATTAATAGACGCCCCCTTAAGGACCGGGTATCTTTCTCTGGGCTACCTCGTACTAAGAAGATTTTTGGGTGGGATATCCCATGGCTTCACCCGAGTATTGAGCCCGGGACTCCTCAATCAGTAGCCAAGAGCTCTACCCGCAAAGCTACCACGCTCTGGAAGGGGAGGATGTCCCCTAATGATACACCCTTCTCCTTCCACTCCACGTACCCTTTGGGCTGAAGGCATGTCGCATAGtggctgaaatagaaaaaaagctgACCAAAATTAAAAGTATAGACTTTTTTCTTTCACCCCGGGAATAGTATATCAGTATTTTAAAATGTCCCGGGTACGTAAAaccgaagtatttttttcaaagtaattttttaaatttttattgctggacaaaaaaaatcaataaaaatctatgaaatcttgATTGCGCGTTTCTTACGAAATATTTCCATGTTTATTCCCCAAGCAATCATCTTagatccccactatatttccaggtctgacggaagcgattaattaagagagatattttgccaaacggataaatatggttttcccccgaaccataaagaacatTTATAAATTCAAGTcgcaattttgtttgagcatttgcttttcatatatagccggctggtgtcctaacactcccctgccacgcgcctttgtaggcttgcggggtataatgtagatgtagatgcagatgaagcaatggaatataatttataaatccGAGTTTTAAATGGGTATTTGATGTCAGTACTGTTCTTTTGCTTAATTAAGAGCGAAATTTTGCTGTTGCCAatcctttttattaattatatgatTTGTAATAAATATCACCCTTTTTCGCTAAATATTTACCTAAAACCAGTGGCGATGCGTCGTGGATTATGTTCGGGCAAGGTTAAGTCGGACGGCCGCGGCGGTGGGAGCCTTGCGTTGAATTGAAGCGTGGGCTGATGAGGTCGAAATCTCCGGGGGTGGCGCCTGTTTGCCCTGGCGAGCTTTTTCAATTAAGGGCGTGCTAGGCGACCGAGTGCCACCAAACCACTCGACGCCCGTCAGGGATCTGAAAGGGAGGATTGGTGGGGGTCGACCACAGTTCATGCGTCGCTCGGTGGCAGGGGTGAGGGACCACCTCAGTGTCAACGAGGATACGCTGCAGCCGGAAGCCGAAGCCGACTGGCAACTAACTACGGGATGCCTACGCCgcgaaaattatatttgcatgGAATTTAGGACTCTTGAGCAAGTAGTTGTATCCAGGGACGCAGCaaataattaaggctagggggggttttaggcgcaactaatacttgggggtgtgggggtattgcataccccccagggtaagcaggagttgcgggggccctcctcaagaaaattttaagattaatggttaaaATGACTAGATTTACcactttatgagagatatttgattaatcctaaaactattctgtaagtaatattaatgcaattaagtgaaatggattaaacttaaaaatttatctgagctctgggggggggggtttatcccccaaacccccccccctcgctgcgccactggctgtaTCTGAATTTTCCTAAATTCCATTTGTAAGGCATCAAATTAAcgctaccattttttaatattgcctatggtcggaaagttaccGTCGTTTGTTAGGGCattaataagccttatttaagccaagcgcccgtcacctgctggcagggtactctgctacctgctagcagcttgcatcgtagctgcgctcatagcttcgcaccaaggtggcctcacgcggcggcagctggaaccagaaggacatcacacgggcttttcccagcattcatacat comes from Ischnura elegans chromosome X, ioIscEleg1.1, whole genome shotgun sequence and encodes:
- the LOC124171179 gene encoding glycine-rich protein DOT1-like; this translates as MRGGLGRAGGGAGAAGGRRGRGVERSPESSAWPGGDAAPAASSIGRDSVALPANISGGGGGGGGGGGGVLSSSIASAAAHRGPRDLLAETTNYGAGDGGGGGGERLTLFAFPRCPRLTCRAIFASLKMPWRRFP